A window from Dromaius novaehollandiae isolate bDroNov1 chromosome 1, bDroNov1.hap1, whole genome shotgun sequence encodes these proteins:
- the TPT1 gene encoding translationally-controlled tumor protein, producing MIIYRDCISQDEMFSDIYKIREVANGLCLEVEGKMVTRTEGQIDDSLIGGNASAEGPEGDGTEATVITGVDIVINHHLQETSFTKESYKKYIKDYMKAIKARLEEHKPERVKPFMTGAAEQIKHILANFKNYQFFVGENMNPDGMVALLDFREDGVTPYMIFFKDGLEIEKC from the exons ATGATCATCTACCGGGACTGCATCAGCC AGGACGAGATGTTCTCGGACATCTACAAGATCCGGGAGGTGGCGAACGGCCTGTGCCTGGAAGTGGAGGGGAAG ATGGTCACCAGGACAGAGGGTCAAATTGATGACTCTCTAATTGGTGGCAATGCCTCTGCTGAAGGTCCTGAGGGAGATGGAACAGAAGCTACGGTCATAACTGGTGTTGATATAGTAATAAACCACCACCTGCAGGAAACCAGCTTTACAAAAGAGTCCTACAAGAAGTACATCAAGGACTACATGAAAGC AATCAAAGCCAGACTTGAGGAACATAAGCCAGAGAGAGTAAAGCCTTTCATGACAGGGGCTGCAGAACAAATCAAACACATCCTTGCTAACTTCAAAAACTACCAG TTCTTTGTAGGTGAGAACATGAATCCAGATGGTATGGTGGCTCTCCTGGATTTCCGTGAGGATGGTGTGACCCCATATATGATCTTCTTTAAGGATGGCTTAGAAATAGAGAAATGT TAA